The Ornithinimicrobium faecis genome includes a window with the following:
- a CDS encoding aldehyde dehydrogenase family protein yields MTTTHSFIAGQDVASADTYDNIDPATGQSLGAVSRGGAAEVDQAVTSGAAAQREWARTTPEHRSDRLTAWAALVDRDAEELARLESEDTGKPLSQARTDSTVAARYLRFYAHAIDSYYGLTIPKGPDLHAYTLREPFGVVGSVIAWNYPMQLFSRSVAAAVATGNASVVKPADETPRTAVALARLAVEAGIPAGIVNVVTGTGAEAGAALTAHPGVGHLSFVGSTEVGSLIAHAAAERVVPTVLELGGKSAQLVFADADLTAASEAVVRGVLQNAGQTCSAGSRLIVHRDVQDELLDLVVQRFRTTTIGPGSEDLDLGPLVSAKQQQRVEGFMDDLAGGELLVGGSRPEGEHLSAGAYFSPTLVHGVDPQGRLAQEEVFGPVIASMTFDEEDEAVALANSTAYGLLAAVWTDNLSRGHRLASALRAGQVFVNNYGAGGGVELPFGGWGKSGYGREKGYEALDAFTQTKTVVVKL; encoded by the coding sequence ATGACCACGACCCACTCCTTCATCGCCGGGCAGGATGTCGCGAGCGCCGACACCTACGACAACATCGACCCCGCCACCGGGCAGAGCCTCGGGGCGGTGTCCCGCGGTGGGGCTGCCGAGGTGGACCAGGCGGTCACCAGCGGTGCTGCGGCACAGCGCGAGTGGGCGCGGACCACCCCCGAGCACCGCTCAGACCGGCTCACCGCATGGGCTGCCCTGGTCGACCGCGATGCCGAGGAGCTGGCCCGGTTGGAGAGTGAGGACACGGGCAAGCCCCTGAGCCAGGCCCGCACGGACTCCACGGTGGCGGCCCGCTATCTGCGCTTCTATGCCCACGCCATCGACTCCTACTACGGCCTGACCATCCCCAAGGGCCCGGACCTGCACGCTTACACGCTGCGCGAGCCGTTCGGTGTGGTCGGCTCCGTCATCGCCTGGAACTATCCGATGCAGTTGTTCTCCCGCTCGGTCGCGGCAGCGGTGGCCACCGGCAACGCGTCCGTCGTCAAGCCGGCGGACGAGACGCCGCGCACCGCCGTCGCTCTCGCGCGATTGGCCGTCGAGGCGGGCATCCCTGCGGGCATCGTCAACGTGGTGACCGGAACCGGCGCGGAGGCCGGCGCTGCACTGACGGCCCACCCGGGTGTCGGGCACCTCAGCTTCGTGGGGTCGACCGAGGTCGGGTCGCTCATCGCGCACGCCGCGGCCGAGCGCGTCGTCCCGACCGTCCTCGAGCTCGGCGGCAAGTCGGCCCAGCTGGTGTTTGCCGATGCCGACCTGACCGCTGCGTCCGAGGCTGTCGTGCGAGGCGTGCTGCAGAACGCGGGCCAGACCTGCTCCGCCGGGTCGCGCCTGATCGTGCACCGCGACGTGCAGGACGAACTGCTCGACCTGGTCGTGCAGCGCTTCCGCACCACCACCATCGGCCCCGGGTCAGAGGATCTCGACCTCGGTCCGCTGGTGTCGGCCAAGCAGCAGCAGCGGGTGGAGGGGTTCATGGACGACCTCGCTGGCGGCGAGTTGCTGGTCGGCGGTTCCCGCCCAGAGGGCGAGCACCTGTCGGCGGGCGCCTACTTCTCCCCCACCCTGGTGCACGGCGTCGACCCGCAGGGCCGCCTGGCCCAGGAGGAGGTCTTCGGCCCGGTGATCGCCTCGATGACCTTCGACGAGGAGGACGAGGCGGTCGCACTCGCCAACTCCACGGCCTACGGCCTGCTCGCCGCCGTCTGGACGGACAACCTGTCGCGGGGCCACCGACTCGCGTCGGCCCTGCGCGCTGGCCAGGTCTTTGTCAACAACTACGGCGCGGGCGGCGGCGTGGAGTTGCCGTTCGGCGGCTGGGGCAAGTCCGGTTATGGCCGCGAGAAGGGCTATGAGGCCCTCGACGCCTTCACCCAGACCAAGACCGTGGTCGTCAAGCTCTGA
- a CDS encoding ABC transporter permease: MSTNPSAPQPTTTDSTVARGEGTSRPPTAYGMAPQAAADTLGSRLSWALRDCWTIVEQELMHLARQPSTFAWQLGMPVVMVLMFVYVFGSAMDVTGQGAGEGYVDYAMPGMFAMTMAFGFMNTAFAVTLNKEKGFMDRYRSMPMAPSAVVTGRGVSDLIQAAVDLATIAGLALIIGWRAGGSLTQTLFAFALLLWLRLALIFVGIYLGLLIKNTEVAGSLFTVAFPLGFISSVFAPPEMMPGWLGAIAAWNPISSTASAIRELFETPGAGVGVASYWIDGHAIGGALIWPAVIIVIFLPLAVRQFQNLSK, from the coding sequence ATGAGCACCAACCCGAGCGCACCTCAGCCGACCACTACCGACTCCACCGTCGCTCGGGGCGAGGGGACGAGTCGCCCGCCCACGGCATACGGCATGGCACCTCAAGCAGCCGCGGACACGCTGGGTTCTCGCCTGAGCTGGGCGCTGCGCGACTGCTGGACCATCGTCGAGCAGGAGCTCATGCACTTGGCGCGCCAGCCCTCGACCTTCGCCTGGCAACTGGGGATGCCCGTGGTGATGGTGCTGATGTTCGTCTATGTCTTCGGCTCGGCGATGGACGTCACGGGCCAGGGCGCGGGCGAGGGTTATGTCGACTATGCGATGCCCGGCATGTTTGCGATGACGATGGCCTTCGGCTTCATGAACACCGCCTTCGCGGTGACGCTCAACAAGGAGAAGGGCTTCATGGATCGCTATCGGTCCATGCCGATGGCGCCGTCAGCCGTGGTCACCGGCCGCGGGGTCTCTGATCTCATCCAGGCAGCCGTCGACCTGGCGACCATCGCGGGGCTGGCCCTGATCATCGGCTGGCGCGCGGGAGGCAGCCTGACCCAGACGCTGTTCGCATTCGCCCTGCTGCTGTGGCTACGGCTCGCCCTCATCTTCGTGGGGATCTATCTGGGGCTGCTCATCAAGAACACCGAGGTCGCGGGGTCGCTCTTCACCGTGGCCTTCCCGCTGGGCTTCATCTCCTCGGTCTTCGCGCCGCCGGAGATGATGCCCGGGTGGCTCGGCGCCATCGCGGCGTGGAACCCGATCTCGTCGACGGCCAGCGCGATCCGCGAGCTGTTCGAGACCCCTGGCGCCGGGGTGGGAGTGGCGAGCTATTGGATTGACGGTCACGCGATCGGCGGGGCCCTCATCTGGCCCGCGGTCATCATCGTGATCTTCCTGCCGCTCGCGGTGCGACAGTTCCAGAACCTCAGCAAGTGA
- a CDS encoding ATP-binding cassette domain-containing protein: MTPTEVAVRTSGLTKKYGDKLALDGVDLAVPRGTVHGLLGPNGAGKTTTVRILATLTRSDAGEASVAGYDVRTHPRQVRSSIGLVGQQTAVDDKLNARQNLTTFGRLFRLDRSSARRRADELLEQFSLQESASRSPKTFSGGMRRRLDLAASMILAPAVLFLDEPTTGLDPAGRREVWQAVRDLAEQGTTVLMTTHYLDEADQLCDRISVIDHGRNFVEDTPTGLKRRIGDERLEVAVSDPDDLARVATLVERVAGAEVVVDQAAGRTSVAVPDGVSALTAVASEVRAAAIELADIGLRRPTLDEAFLHLTQTVPAQTASGQAASAQTTQTQAKEAVR, encoded by the coding sequence ATGACGCCCACAGAGGTGGCGGTCCGAACCAGCGGACTGACGAAGAAGTATGGAGACAAACTGGCCCTGGACGGGGTCGATCTCGCGGTGCCGCGCGGCACCGTGCACGGACTGCTCGGCCCGAATGGAGCAGGCAAGACCACCACGGTCCGGATCCTGGCCACGCTGACCCGCAGTGACGCTGGGGAGGCCTCCGTGGCCGGTTATGACGTGCGGACTCATCCACGGCAGGTCCGCTCGAGCATCGGGCTGGTCGGCCAGCAGACCGCCGTCGACGACAAGCTCAACGCTCGCCAGAACCTCACCACTTTCGGGCGGCTCTTCCGGCTGGACCGTTCGTCAGCGCGACGTCGCGCCGATGAGCTTCTGGAGCAGTTCAGTCTGCAGGAGTCGGCGAGCCGCTCGCCCAAGACGTTCTCGGGCGGGATGCGCCGCCGGCTCGATCTGGCGGCCAGCATGATCCTCGCCCCGGCCGTGCTCTTCCTCGACGAGCCGACGACCGGGCTCGACCCGGCGGGGAGGCGCGAGGTCTGGCAGGCGGTGCGCGATCTCGCGGAGCAGGGCACCACCGTGTTGATGACCACTCACTATCTCGACGAGGCGGATCAGCTGTGTGACCGGATCAGCGTCATCGACCACGGGCGCAACTTTGTCGAGGACACCCCGACTGGCCTGAAACGGCGCATCGGTGACGAGCGCCTCGAGGTGGCGGTCTCCGACCCGGACGACCTCGCCCGGGTCGCGACACTGGTCGAGCGTGTCGCCGGGGCAGAGGTCGTGGTGGACCAGGCAGCGGGCCGCACGAGCGTGGCGGTGCCCGACGGTGTCTCGGCGCTCACCGCCGTGGCGAGCGAGGTCCGGGCCGCGGCCATCGAGCTGGCAGACATCGGGCTGCGCCGACCGACCCTGGACGAGGCCTTCCTGCACCTGACCCAGACGGTTCCAGCTCAGACAGCTTCGGGCCAGGCAGCTTCGGCCCAGACAACTCAGACCCAGGCGAAGGAGGCCGTGCGATGA
- a CDS encoding TetR/AcrR family transcriptional regulator — protein sequence MTDEHPVARSLRLLWHGLPATRKGPRPSLTLEQIVLAGIAIADADGLDALSMRALARELGVGTMSLYRYVQDKAELMNLVLDHVTVRTVEDGETTEGWRTMLATISHDARRMYLAHPWLLQINWSTPVLGPGSVGDLERTLSCLTELPFSDRERIMLVSLVDAYVTGSVRQEVLFDQASAHADITNDEFWELQLPFLEAAMKSGRFPTMAGMADDSFEGTWKETFELGLDLLLDGVEREVTRREAREGSPPPHG from the coding sequence ATGACCGACGAGCACCCCGTTGCGCGCAGCCTGAGACTGCTCTGGCACGGGCTTCCTGCCACCCGCAAGGGGCCGCGCCCGAGCCTGACACTGGAGCAGATCGTGCTGGCCGGGATCGCGATCGCCGACGCCGACGGCCTGGACGCCCTGTCGATGCGCGCCCTGGCCCGGGAGCTCGGAGTGGGCACCATGTCGCTCTATCGCTATGTGCAGGACAAGGCCGAGCTGATGAACCTCGTCCTGGACCACGTCACCGTCCGCACCGTGGAGGACGGTGAAACGACCGAAGGATGGCGGACCATGCTGGCGACCATCTCGCACGACGCCCGACGGATGTATCTCGCCCACCCGTGGCTGCTGCAGATCAATTGGAGCACCCCCGTCCTGGGACCCGGCAGCGTCGGCGACCTAGAGCGCACCCTCTCCTGCCTGACCGAGCTGCCCTTCAGCGACCGCGAGCGGATCATGCTCGTCTCCCTCGTCGACGCCTACGTCACCGGCTCGGTCCGCCAGGAGGTCCTGTTCGATCAGGCCTCGGCACACGCAGACATCACCAACGACGAGTTCTGGGAGCTCCAACTGCCGTTCCTGGAGGCGGCGATGAAGTCCGGGCGGTTCCCCACCATGGCCGGCATGGCGGACGACTCGTTCGAGGGCACCTGGAAGGAGACCTTCGAGCTGGGTCTGGACCTGCTGCTCGACGGTGTGGAGCGAGAAGTGACGCGCCGCGAGGCACGGGAGGGCTCACCTCCGCCGCACGGGTGA
- a CDS encoding ABC transporter ATP-binding protein yields the protein MTVPATAQRPPGAPAAAIVVRDLTKKFGDFLAVDNLSFEVAPGRITGFLGPNGAGKTTTLRMLLGLIRPTSGTGLIGDVTYAQLEHPLQTVGAALEATNFHPGRSGRDHLRVLAATHGIPDSRVDELLTLVGIPAAARKRAGGYSMGMRQRLGLAAALLGDPHVLVLDEPANGLDPEGIRWLRGFLRHLASEGKTILISSHLLSEVEQTVDDVVIIANGELVRQGTIEELHGESTALARTSNPRGLIEALRGAGLDAGDEPAQGPGAVRAVTGDLVRVGDIALAAGVPIHELRVLRTDLERLYFQLTESPERQNRNRSGGEAAEPPSGPPQVPSVDPPGPPPGPPGPDAPQPEAPGRSDR from the coding sequence ATGACAGTGCCCGCAACCGCGCAGAGACCCCCAGGCGCACCGGCGGCCGCCATCGTGGTCCGCGATCTGACCAAGAAGTTCGGCGACTTCCTCGCGGTCGACAACCTCTCCTTCGAGGTCGCGCCGGGCAGGATCACCGGCTTCCTCGGCCCCAACGGCGCGGGCAAGACCACCACGCTGCGGATGCTTCTCGGGTTGATCCGACCCACCAGCGGCACCGGGCTCATCGGCGACGTGACCTACGCCCAGCTCGAGCACCCACTGCAGACGGTTGGTGCAGCACTCGAGGCGACCAACTTCCACCCCGGCCGAAGCGGTCGGGATCACCTTCGGGTGCTCGCCGCAACCCACGGCATACCGGACTCCCGGGTTGATGAGCTGCTCACGCTCGTCGGGATCCCGGCCGCCGCTCGCAAGCGGGCCGGCGGTTATTCGATGGGCATGCGTCAGCGACTCGGGCTCGCGGCCGCACTGCTGGGCGACCCCCACGTGCTGGTCCTCGATGAGCCGGCCAACGGCCTGGACCCCGAGGGCATCCGCTGGTTGCGTGGCTTCCTGCGCCACCTCGCCAGCGAGGGCAAGACCATCCTGATCTCCTCACACCTGCTCAGCGAGGTCGAGCAGACCGTCGACGACGTCGTGATCATCGCCAACGGCGAGCTGGTCCGACAGGGCACGATCGAGGAGCTCCACGGCGAGTCCACCGCGCTGGCTCGCACCAGCAACCCCCGCGGCCTGATCGAGGCACTGCGCGGCGCCGGGCTCGACGCGGGTGACGAACCCGCCCAGGGCCCGGGAGCCGTCCGGGCCGTCACCGGCGACCTCGTGCGGGTCGGCGACATCGCCCTGGCGGCAGGCGTCCCGATCCACGAGCTGCGCGTTCTGCGCACCGACCTGGAGCGCCTCTACTTCCAGCTCACCGAGTCTCCGGAGCGGCAGAACCGCAACCGCAGCGGCGGTGAGGCTGCGGAGCCGCCGAGCGGGCCGCCGCAAGTTCCATCGGTTGATCCACCGGGGCCGCCACCTGGCCCGCCGGGGCCCGACGCGCCACAGCCCGAGGCACCGGGGAGGTCCGACCGATGA
- a CDS encoding ABC transporter permease subunit, translating to MSRLIRSELRKYFSTRMWWGMALAMFLVGAAFAAFTGAFTIYGEIPVGDSMVKVGDAMPDLTMARMIYTAGIQFGYMLALVIGVLSMGQEFRHKTISNTFLAGPRRHQVIFAKVAALVVILLVNAVAHIAGGVVGGGILLGTAGHPLFPDPAALGETFALVVLILVVWGLIGLGLGVLIPNQVAALFLGIAVTLIVEPLVAFALTFFDGWDVVAQFFPSQAATATLSLFSGVDPALAEAMGAGGDQLPWWGGALTLLGYAAVMTLIGLVLTRRRDIA from the coding sequence ATGAGCAGGCTGATCCGCTCCGAGCTCCGCAAATACTTCTCCACCCGGATGTGGTGGGGCATGGCGCTGGCGATGTTCCTGGTCGGCGCGGCCTTCGCCGCGTTCACCGGCGCGTTCACCATCTATGGCGAGATCCCGGTCGGCGACAGCATGGTCAAGGTCGGCGACGCCATGCCAGACCTGACCATGGCCCGGATGATCTACACCGCCGGGATCCAGTTCGGCTACATGCTGGCCCTGGTCATCGGTGTGCTCAGCATGGGGCAGGAGTTCCGGCACAAGACGATCTCCAACACCTTCCTGGCTGGGCCACGGCGCCACCAGGTGATCTTCGCCAAGGTGGCGGCGCTGGTCGTCATTCTGCTGGTGAACGCGGTGGCACACATCGCCGGCGGGGTCGTCGGTGGCGGCATCCTGCTCGGCACGGCGGGGCACCCGCTGTTCCCGGACCCGGCCGCCCTGGGCGAGACCTTCGCCCTGGTGGTGCTGATCCTGGTCGTCTGGGGTCTGATCGGGCTGGGTCTCGGGGTGCTGATCCCCAACCAGGTGGCAGCGCTGTTCCTGGGCATCGCCGTCACCCTGATCGTCGAACCACTGGTCGCCTTCGCCCTCACCTTCTTTGACGGGTGGGACGTCGTGGCGCAGTTCTTCCCCAGCCAGGCGGCCACGGCGACCCTGTCGTTGTTCTCCGGGGTGGACCCGGCCCTGGCCGAGGCCATGGGCGCCGGTGGCGATCAACTCCCCTGGTGGGGCGGTGCGCTGACCCTGCTCGGTTACGCCGCCGTGATGACGCTGATCGGGCTCGTGCTCACCCGTCGGCGGGACATCGCCTGA
- a CDS encoding multifunctional oxoglutarate decarboxylase/oxoglutarate dehydrogenase thiamine pyrophosphate-binding subunit/dihydrolipoyllysine-residue succinyltransferase subunit, which translates to MANHSPSSDNPLADFGANEWLVEDMRERYTADPQSVDVAWREFFAGSDGGAPTQSMTKEKVADGPVGEKQRPEAAATKPQPSPAAKPVPADPAPAQKKASPAPTTPAAQKASDTKASEAKASDNKASESKASDTKASDGKADGGAPTPRDAPARRSAKPQSESEVTKLRGATARTVTNMEQSLEVPTATSLRAIPAKLLIDNRIVINNHLSRSRGGKVSFTHLIGYAMVKALQAMPAMNNSYIEQDGKPHLVEPGHVNFGLAIDLSKPDGTRQLVVPNIKSAEDMDFANFWGAYEDLVTKARDNKLTIEDYQGTTISLTNPGGIGTVSSVPRLMPGQGTIVGVGTLDYPAEWQGASSEAIARAAVSKVLTLTSTYDHRIIQGAQSGEFLRVLHQLLLGADGFYDDIFTGLRIPYEPIRWAPDVTASHDDDVSKASRVQELIHAYRVRGHLMADTDPLEYRQRRHHDLDITNHGLTLWDLERSFPTGGFGGSARLTLRKILGILRDSYCRTLGIEYMHIQDPEERAWIQEHVEVPYEKTSADEQLRILRRLNAAEAFETFLQTKFVGQKRFSLEGGESVIALLDQILTDSANDGMDEVCIGMPHRGRLNVLANLAGKSYGQIFREFEGKQAAGSVQGSGDVKYHLGTEGDFVTEGGKSTQVYLAANPSHLEAVNPVLEGIVRAKQDRLDLAGESFTVLPVLMHGDAAFAGQGVVAETLNLSQLRGYRTGGTIHVVINNQVGFTTSPEASRSSVYCTDVARMVQAPIFHVNGDDPEACVRVAELAYEYRQRFNKDVVIDMVCYRRRGHNEGDDPSMTQPLMYDLIENKRSVRKLYTESLVGRGDITIDDAETALRDYQRQLEQVFTETKAALKGEDGTTGQLDRPRAQDEDDRAPRKPHQTRISTELVERIGDAFAATPEGFTVHPKLAQLMERRQQMTREGGIDWAMGELLAIGSLLVEGTPVRFAGQDTRRGTFVQRHAVLTDKVNANEWNPLLHLSDDQAKLWIYDSLLSEYAAMGFEYGYSVERPDALVLWEAQFGDFVNGAQTVIDEFISSSEQKWDQRSSVVLLLPHGYEGQGPDHSSARIERFLQLCAEDNMTVAYPSTPASYFHLLRKQAFQRPRKPLIVFTPKAMLRLKSAGSSPEDFTTGTFAPVLPDRVELDADKVDRVLLVSSKLTYELEDERAKREDDRTAIIRVEQLYPVPGREVAEQVKKFPNAELCWVQNEPKNQGAWPFMALNLPESMAQYAEERPLRVISRPASASPATGSGKVHAVEQEALLKEAFDR; encoded by the coding sequence GTGGCGAACCACTCCCCCAGCAGCGACAACCCCCTGGCAGACTTCGGGGCCAACGAGTGGCTCGTGGAGGATATGCGCGAGCGTTATACGGCGGATCCACAATCCGTCGACGTTGCCTGGCGTGAGTTCTTCGCCGGCAGCGACGGAGGTGCGCCGACCCAGTCCATGACCAAGGAGAAGGTCGCCGACGGCCCGGTCGGTGAGAAGCAGCGCCCCGAGGCAGCAGCGACCAAGCCCCAGCCCTCCCCGGCGGCCAAGCCGGTCCCAGCAGACCCAGCGCCTGCGCAGAAGAAGGCCAGCCCGGCCCCGACGACGCCTGCCGCGCAGAAGGCCAGCGACACCAAGGCCAGCGAGGCGAAGGCAAGCGACAACAAGGCCAGCGAGTCGAAGGCCAGCGACACCAAGGCCAGCGACGGCAAGGCCGACGGTGGCGCTCCGACGCCGCGCGACGCCCCCGCGCGCAGGTCCGCCAAGCCGCAGTCCGAGTCGGAGGTGACCAAGCTGCGCGGTGCCACTGCGCGCACCGTCACCAACATGGAGCAGAGCCTTGAGGTGCCCACGGCCACCAGCCTGCGCGCGATCCCGGCCAAGCTGCTGATCGACAACCGCATCGTGATCAACAACCACCTCTCCCGCAGCCGTGGTGGCAAGGTCTCCTTCACCCACCTGATCGGCTACGCCATGGTGAAGGCCCTCCAGGCGATGCCGGCCATGAACAACAGCTACATCGAGCAGGACGGCAAGCCCCACCTGGTGGAGCCCGGCCACGTCAACTTCGGTCTGGCCATCGACCTGTCCAAGCCGGACGGGACCCGCCAGCTCGTGGTGCCCAACATCAAGAGTGCCGAAGACATGGACTTCGCGAACTTCTGGGGTGCCTACGAGGACCTGGTCACCAAGGCTCGCGACAACAAGCTGACCATCGAGGACTACCAGGGCACGACCATCTCGCTGACTAACCCCGGTGGCATCGGCACGGTCTCCTCCGTGCCGCGGCTCATGCCGGGGCAGGGCACCATCGTCGGTGTCGGCACGCTGGACTACCCCGCAGAGTGGCAGGGGGCCAGCTCCGAGGCCATCGCCCGCGCTGCGGTGAGCAAGGTGCTGACCCTCACCTCGACATACGACCACCGGATCATCCAGGGCGCGCAGTCCGGCGAGTTCCTGCGCGTGCTGCACCAGCTGCTGCTGGGTGCCGACGGGTTCTACGACGACATCTTCACCGGCCTGCGGATCCCCTACGAGCCCATCCGGTGGGCACCGGACGTCACCGCCAGCCACGACGACGACGTCTCCAAGGCATCGCGCGTCCAGGAGCTCATCCACGCCTATCGCGTGCGGGGCCACCTGATGGCCGACACCGACCCGCTGGAGTATCGCCAGCGCCGACACCACGACCTGGACATCACCAACCACGGCCTGACCCTGTGGGACCTGGAGCGCAGCTTCCCCACCGGCGGATTCGGCGGCTCGGCCCGCCTGACGCTGCGCAAGATCCTGGGCATCCTGCGTGACTCCTACTGCCGCACCCTGGGCATCGAGTACATGCACATCCAGGACCCCGAGGAGCGCGCCTGGATCCAGGAGCACGTCGAGGTCCCCTACGAGAAGACCTCCGCCGACGAGCAGCTGCGCATCCTGCGCCGCCTCAACGCCGCGGAGGCCTTCGAGACCTTCCTGCAGACCAAGTTCGTCGGCCAGAAGCGGTTCAGCCTCGAGGGTGGCGAGTCGGTCATCGCACTGCTGGACCAGATCCTCACCGACTCGGCCAACGACGGCATGGACGAGGTCTGCATCGGCATGCCACACCGTGGCCGACTCAACGTCCTGGCCAACCTGGCGGGCAAGTCCTATGGCCAGATCTTCCGTGAGTTCGAGGGCAAGCAGGCCGCAGGCTCCGTCCAGGGCTCCGGCGACGTGAAGTATCACCTCGGCACGGAGGGCGACTTCGTCACCGAGGGCGGCAAGTCCACCCAGGTCTATCTCGCCGCCAACCCCTCGCACCTGGAGGCTGTCAACCCGGTCCTGGAGGGGATCGTCCGCGCCAAGCAGGACCGCCTCGACCTGGCCGGTGAGTCGTTCACCGTCCTGCCGGTCCTGATGCACGGTGACGCTGCGTTTGCCGGGCAGGGCGTGGTCGCCGAGACGCTCAACCTCTCCCAGCTGCGGGGTTACCGCACGGGTGGCACGATCCACGTGGTCATCAACAACCAGGTGGGCTTCACCACCAGCCCGGAGGCCTCGCGCTCGTCGGTCTACTGCACCGACGTCGCCCGCATGGTCCAGGCCCCGATCTTCCACGTCAACGGCGATGACCCGGAGGCCTGCGTGCGGGTCGCCGAGTTGGCCTACGAGTACCGCCAGCGGTTCAACAAGGACGTCGTCATCGACATGGTCTGCTATCGCCGCCGTGGTCACAACGAGGGCGACGACCCCTCGATGACCCAGCCGCTGATGTACGACCTGATCGAGAACAAGCGCTCGGTGCGCAAGCTCTACACCGAGTCCCTCGTCGGGCGTGGCGACATCACGATCGACGACGCCGAGACGGCACTGCGCGACTACCAGCGCCAGCTCGAGCAGGTGTTCACCGAGACCAAGGCGGCCCTGAAGGGCGAGGACGGCACGACCGGCCAGCTCGACCGGCCCCGGGCCCAGGACGAGGACGACCGCGCGCCGCGCAAGCCGCACCAGACCCGGATCTCCACCGAGCTGGTCGAGCGGATCGGCGACGCCTTCGCCGCGACCCCGGAGGGCTTCACCGTCCACCCCAAGCTGGCCCAGCTCATGGAGCGCCGTCAGCAGATGACCCGCGAGGGCGGGATCGACTGGGCGATGGGCGAGCTGCTCGCGATCGGCTCCCTGCTCGTGGAGGGCACGCCCGTGCGGTTCGCCGGGCAGGACACCCGTCGCGGCACCTTCGTGCAGCGTCACGCGGTGTTGACCGACAAGGTCAACGCCAACGAGTGGAACCCGCTGCTGCACCTGTCCGATGACCAGGCCAAGCTGTGGATCTACGACTCGCTGCTCAGTGAGTATGCCGCGATGGGCTTTGAGTACGGCTATTCGGTGGAGCGCCCCGACGCCCTCGTCCTGTGGGAGGCACAGTTCGGTGACTTCGTGAACGGCGCCCAGACCGTGATCGATGAGTTCATCTCCTCCTCCGAGCAGAAGTGGGACCAGCGCTCCTCGGTGGTGCTGCTGCTCCCGCACGGCTATGAGGGTCAGGGCCCGGACCACTCCTCGGCGCGCATCGAGCGGTTCCTGCAGTTGTGCGCGGAGGACAACATGACGGTGGCCTACCCGTCCACCCCGGCGTCCTACTTCCACCTCCTGCGCAAGCAGGCCTTCCAGCGGCCGCGCAAGCCGCTGATCGTGTTCACCCCGAAGGCCATGCTGCGGCTGAAGTCGGCCGGCAGCAGCCCGGAGGACTTCACGACCGGCACCTTCGCACCCGTCCTGCCCGACCGCGTCGAGCTGGACGCCGACAAGGTCGACCGCGTGCTCCTGGTCAGCAGCAAGCTGACCTACGAGCTCGAGGACGAGCGCGCCAAGCGCGAGGACGACCGCACCGCGATCATCCGGGTCGAGCAGCTCTATCCGGTGCCGGGCCGTGAGGTCGCCGAGCAGGTCAAGAAGTTCCCCAACGCCGAGCTCTGCTGGGTGCAGAACGAGCCGAAGAACCAGGGCGCGTGGCCGTTCATGGCGCTCAACCTGCCGGAGTCGATGGCGCAGTATGCCGAGGAGCGGCCCCTGCGGGTCATCTCCCGTCCGGCCTCGGCCTCCCCTGCGACGGGGTCGGGCAAGGTGCACGCGGTCGAGCAGGAGGCCCTGCTCAAGGAGGCTTTCGACCGCTGA